The segment ATTCATTTTAAAGCAAGTAAAAATTTTTTATTAAGTATTTAGCACCTGCAGCTGTCTCTTTGCTAAGCAACCATAGAGAACAGGAGGTATTCAATTTTATCTCAACAAACCAACTACATATCTACAGTAAAGAATTTGCTAAATCTTAGTTAAACTGAACTTAAGCCTTTTCTATTTCTTTGACATAGAAAGCTTTTTCTCTATCTTTTCCAATAGTACCAAATTGAACTTATAATATGCAACCAGATAACAGTAGAAAACCAACCTAGGTGAAGATTCTCCCATAGGAAAAAAAGAAACTCCTCTTTCCGGGAGAAGCACTCAACAGCAGGGACCCAAGGGAGAACCTAAAAAAAACACCTGGAAAGAACACAGTAATCCTTTAGTGCGAGGTATTGCTAAAATAGGACTTTGGGTGTGGATAGTAGTTATGGCTGTAGGCTTAGGTCTGGCATTTTTGGTGGCCTTTATTGCTATATGAGAATTTTATACGGCGTGATCATATTTTTTGTAGCCGTATTTTTAGCTATTCAATTTGCTTTATATTATGAAGTATCACTACCCTCCTGGGTAGTGAATTATGTAAATGATTTCATTTGCATGCCAATTGTTCTCACTATTTGCTTAAAGGCAGTTCACTTACTAAAAAGAAACAGAAATTTTAAACTTCCTCTCCTCCCTGTCCTTACTCTAACCTTATTTTACGCATTGTATTTTGAATATTACCTTCCAAAGTTCCATCCAAGATATACTGCCGATTTCCTTGACGTGCTAATGTATTTTGCAGGAAGCTTTTTATTTTACTTTCTACAATACAGGCAATAAAAAAACCGCCTCATTCCAGAGGAAGGAGGCGGCTCGTATTATTTTATCCAGGACTATTCTATATAACCCAATTTTCTCATCCACTCGTCATTATACATCTTCCCTACATATCGGCTCCCATGATCGTGAAAAAGAATTACCACAACATCATCTTTTGTAAAATGTTCTTTTAACTGAAGAAGCCCTTTGATGGCAGCACCTGCACTATTGCCCAGAAAAAAACCTTCTTCCTTTGCCAAACGACGTGTATAAACAGCTGCATCCTTATCTGTTACTTTAGTAAAGCCATCTATAATGTCAAAATCCACATTCTTTGGCAGGATGTCTTCCCCTATTCCTTCAGTCACATAGGGATAGATCTCTTTCTCGTCAAAAATACCTGTTTCATGGTACTTCTTGAAAACAGATCCATAAGTATCCACTCCCCAAACTTTAATATTTGGATTCTGCTCTTTTAAATATTTTCCAACCCCTGAAATTGTTCCACCTGTTCCTACACCCACGACAAAATGGGTTACTTTACCATCTGTTTGTCTCCAGATTTCAGGTCCGGTAGATTCATAATGTGCTTTTGTGTTGGCCAGGTTGTCATATTGGTTTACATACCAGGAGTTAGGGGTTTCTTCAGAAAGTCTTTTGGAAGTAGAATAATAAGATCTGGGATCATCAGGCGGTACATTCGTGGGACATACAATCACCTCGCTGCCCACCGCTTTTAAAATGTCCATTTTTTCCTTGCTTTGCTTATCGCTTAGCACACAAACCATTTTATAACCTTTAACGATAGCTGCAAGAGCCAGACCCATCCCTGTATTTCCCGAAGTCCCTTCAATTATAGTCCCTCCCGGTTTTAATCTGCCATCAGCTTCAGCCTCTTCTATCATTTTCAGGGCCATCCTGTCTTTAACAGAATTGCCGGGATTAAAAGTTTCATATTTAGCCAGCACCAGGGCATCTACATCTTTAGTAAGCTTATTCATTTTTACCATTGGAGTATTTCCAATAGTTCCTAAAATATTTTCAACGTAATCCATAGAGTCTCTTTCAGCTCACAAAGGTATGCCTATCTTAAAACCTTTCCAAAGAATTGTACAAAGTGGTTTTAATCAAATTTCATTGCTCGAACAGGAGAAATCCTTGTGATAATTATTGACGGGACAAGCAACATAAGAAGACATAACACAAGTGTTCCCAGGTTAACCGCGAGGATATATTCCCAGCCTATATACACAGGTACTTCAGTAACGTAATAAGTTTCAGGATTTAGGGGAAAAAGTTTTAAATATTTCTGAATAAAAAGCAATCCAAGTCCAATTAAATTACCCCAGAATAATCCCAACACGATTAAGTAAGAAGCATTGTACAAGAATATTTTTCTAATGCTCCAGTCTCCCCCGCCAAGTGCTTTTAAAATACCGATCATTTGAGTACGTTCCAGGATAAGCACCAGTAAGGCCGTTATCATATTTATTCCGGCAACAAGGATCATAATTCCTATAATAAGAGCGATATTAAAATCGAACAGTGAAAGCCATTCAAAGATTGAATAGTATTTTTGCTCAATAGTACGGGTGTCCAGGAAAGAATCGGTATTATCATAAACTTCTATTCCTTTTTGTTCCAGCTTATTAAAATCGTCTATAAATACTTCAAAGCTCCCTACCTGGTTTTTCTCCCATCGGTTTAATCTTTGAACGTGACGTATATCAGCAAGTATATAAAGTTCATCAAATTCCTGAAATCCCGAATTATAAATACCTTTTATCTCAAATCCACGGGCAAGAGGGTTACGCTGCTGTTCTTCCCGGGGAAAATAAGTCACCACCTTATCTCCCACTTTAAATCCCAGCCTATTGGCCAAATAGCTTGAAATAAGAATTTGTTCATTCAGCTTCCCGGAGAAATCGGGCAGTTCTCCTTCTATTAAAAATTCTTCAAAGTTCTCCCATTTATAGTCAGCGCCCACTCCTTTGACTATTACACCTTCAAAATCTGTTTCAGTACGAATAATTCCGGCCATGGTAGCCACCGCCTGGATGTGATTAATTCCGGAAACAGTAGAAAATTCAGGATAGAAATCCTGTTCAATGGAGACTAAGCACCAAAGTTACCTGCGAACTATTATTATCGTAATTCTCTATTGTAATATGCCCATTAAAAGCAGCAATTTTTTCCTGATTTTAACCTGTAAACCAATTCCCGTTGCAAAGGATACCAGCATCATGATCACACCAATAGCTATTGCTGCAATAGCAATTTTTATTATTGGGGCCGATATGCTACTTTTATACTTTTTACTGCTTATAAGCCGTTTGGCTATAAAAAATTCAAAATTCAAGATGCTTCAGATGGTTTATAAATTATTCAAAAATACATTTTTATTCCTTCTTATCGGGGTAATTTCCTGCGGAAGAAGCACTGGTCAAACCGAAACTAAAGATACTGCTACAGCTGTAAGTATCGCCAATGCTAAAGTTTCTCCTTCAGAAGATCCCATACTGCCGGGAGCCAATATGATTAATGAATATTTACCCTTGCTAAAAGGGAAAAAGGTAGGCCTGGTGGGAAACCAAAGTTCTGTTGTATTTCACGGAAATGAGAAAAACACCTATACCCACCTTGTTGACACTTTACTATCCCTGAACGTTAACCTCAAAAAGGTCTTTGCGCCCGAGCACGGTTTTAGGGGAACTGCCGATGCCGGAGAAATTGTGACCGATGGCAAAGACCCCCAAACAGGGCTGGAGGTAGTATCGCTCTACGGAAATAATAAAAAGCCTACTTCTCAACAACTTCAGGACCTGGATGTTCTCATTTTTGATCTCCAGGATGTGGGAGCCAGGTTCTACACTTACATTTCCAGCCTTCATTATGTCATGGAAGCTTCCGCAGAAAAACAATATTCCGTTAATTGTTCTGGACTTAGCCAAACCCAAATGGTCATTACGTAGATGGACCAATTCTGG is part of the Antarcticibacterium sp. 1MA-6-2 genome and harbors:
- a CDS encoding PLP-dependent cysteine synthase family protein, with the protein product MDYVENILGTIGNTPMVKMNKLTKDVDALVLAKYETFNPGNSVKDRMALKMIEEAEADGRLKPGGTIIEGTSGNTGMGLALAAIVKGYKMVCVLSDKQSKEKMDILKAVGSEVIVCPTNVPPDDPRSYYSTSKRLSEETPNSWYVNQYDNLANTKAHYESTGPEIWRQTDGKVTHFVVGVGTGGTISGVGKYLKEQNPNIKVWGVDTYGSVFKKYHETGIFDEKEIYPYVTEGIGEDILPKNVDFDIIDGFTKVTDKDAAVYTRRLAKEEGFFLGNSAGAAIKGLLQLKEHFTKDDVVVILFHDHGSRYVGKMYNDEWMRKLGYIE